A portion of the Colius striatus isolate bColStr4 chromosome 1, bColStr4.1.hap1, whole genome shotgun sequence genome contains these proteins:
- the GPR12 gene encoding G-protein coupled receptor 12, translated as MNEDLKVNLSWLPQDHVEASSAENASATGSSLVPVVDPEPELLVNPWDIVLCTSGTLISCENAIVVLIIFHNPSLRAPMFLLIGSLALADLLAGIGLIINFVFAYLLQSEATKLVTIGLIVASFSASVGSLLAITVDRYLSLYYALTYNSERTVTFTYVMLILLWGASICIGLLPVMGWNCLRDESTCSVIRPLTKNNAAVLSVSFLLMFALMLQLYIQICKIVMRHAHQIALQHHFLATSHYVTTRKGVSTLAIILGTFAACWMPFTLYSLIADYTYPSIYTYATLLPATYNSIINPVIYAFRNQEIQKALWLICCGCIPSNLSQRARSPSDV; from the coding sequence ATGAATGAAGATCTGAAGGTTAATTTGAGCTGGCTGCCTCAGGATCATGTAGAAGCCAGCTCTGCCGAGAATGCCTCAGCCACAGGCTCCTCCCTGGTTCCTGTCGTAGACCCAGAGCCAGAGCTTTTGGTAAATCCCTGGGACATTGTCTTGTGTACTTCAGGGACCCTTATCTCCTGCGAAAATGCAATTGTGGTTCTTATCATTTTCCATAACCCCAGTCTTCGTGCTCCCATGTTCCTCCTGATAGGCAGCCTGGCGCTGGCAGATCTCTTAGCAGGCATTGGATTGATCATCAATTTTGTTTTTGCATACCTTCTGCAATCAGAAGCTACGAAACTGGTTACGATTGGACTGATTGTTGCCTCTTTCTCAGCATCTGTCGGCAGCTTGCTGGCTATTACTGTTGATCGTTACCTCTCCCTGTATTATGCTTTGACTTACAATTCAGAGAGGACTGTCACTTTTACCTATGTCATGCTTATATTGCTCTGGGGAGCATCTATCTGTATTGGACTGCTGCCTGTAATGGGCTGGAACTGCCTCAGAGATGAATCTACCTGCAGTGTTATCAGACCACTCACTAAAAATAATGCAGCTGTCCTTTCGGTCTCTTTCTTGCTCATGTTTGCCCTCATGCTGCAGCTCTACATTCAAATCTGTAAAATCGTGATGCGCCATGCCCATCAGATTGCCTTGCAGCACCATTTCCTGGCCACTTCCCACTATGTGACCACCCGAAAAGGAGTGTCTACTTTGGCCATTATTTTGGGGACTTTTGCTGCTTGCTGGATGCCTTTTACACTCTATTCTTTAATAGCAGATTACACCTATCCTTCTATATACACCTATGCCACACTCCTGCCAGCTACCTACAATTCCATCATCAATCCTGTAATATATGCTTTTAGAAACCAGGAGATACAGAAAGCACTTTGGCTCATCTGTTGTGGCTGTATTCCTTCTAACCTCTCTCAGAGAGCAAGATCGCCCAGCGATGTCTGA